The following proteins are encoded in a genomic region of bacterium:
- a CDS encoding tetratricopeptide repeat protein, translating to MKIEDYGWGYKEFSLIKSRDIKDELQVSPLLSRDEITKCFVEIKKVEDFMKRFEIKDYLFISLAGTGKTSLLSYLSMKAEEKDYKVYWILISKVVPDFEVFIERLNLRKKSKEKCIFVFDNIHNNLEIIDLVYKINQRFPQIKIWMSTRYYDMFFLEKEWEKIQDKFTKEYLPGLLERKDIRKFLAKFENFLSQEEREELLKKEKISLIHLTLIYQKLKCASPGEDKTEIIKKTPLKAQEVYHSIYRSLTDCEKSILKLIAYQDGISENNLLKAVKILGVDQRTIYELIDKQIIYKDSFYKFLPNLQDIVVFSIIDELKEIVLSSVHTLPYEKESVIPNVLIKVDTTEEIIALSSKYALFSQDQKKEYLKLLKKHKEKLPIFWLISNLATEGEDKLLKYLNYEIKVGESKTDREIYARALGNFGYTYFIKKDYKSSIECFKKAINIYPNSSRLWFNLGVVYGINCQLDEEIKCYYDSVKINNQNESAWYNLGLAYDKKGDYDQEIKCLREAIRINPKNDKTWYNLALCYGKKGWVDEEVKYYKETLSINPKDACVWYNLGIVYTEKERYNQAVLCFQEALSINSKDAHIWYNLGITYGRLNKVNEEINCFRKVVELKPSLAKAWYNLGVAFEEIGNVDQEREAYENVVNIKPDWIEAWHNLAMSYWKIGQIEEELKCYQRIKELNPSFKVL from the coding sequence ATCAAAAGTAGAGATATAAAAGATGAACTACAAGTATCTCCTCTCTTATCAAGGGACGAAATTACTAAATGCTTTGTGGAAATTAAAAAAGTAGAAGATTTTATGAAAAGATTTGAGATAAAAGATTATCTTTTTATAAGTTTAGCTGGCACTGGTAAAACCAGCCTTCTTTCATATTTAAGCATGAAAGCCGAAGAGAAAGATTATAAAGTTTATTGGATCTTAATAAGTAAAGTAGTGCCAGATTTTGAAGTATTTATAGAGAGATTAAACCTTAGAAAGAAGAGTAAGGAAAAGTGTATATTTGTCTTTGATAATATTCATAATAATCTCGAAATTATTGACTTGGTATATAAGATTAATCAAAGATTCCCTCAAATAAAGATTTGGATGTCGACAAGGTATTATGATATGTTTTTCTTAGAAAAAGAATGGGAGAAAATCCAAGACAAGTTTACTAAAGAATATCTGCCTGGGTTGTTAGAAAGAAAGGATATAAGAAAGTTTTTAGCTAAATTTGAGAATTTTTTAAGTCAGGAAGAAAGAGAGGAACTCTTAAAGAAAGAGAAGATCTCCTTGATTCACCTTACCTTAATCTACCAAAAACTAAAGTGTGCTTCTCCTGGAGAAGATAAGACAGAAATCATTAAAAAAACTCCTTTAAAAGCACAGGAAGTTTATCATTCTATATACCGGTCATTAACTGATTGTGAAAAATCTATTTTAAAATTAATAGCTTATCAAGATGGAATTTCAGAAAATAATTTACTAAAGGCAGTGAAGATACTTGGTGTTGATCAAAGAACAATTTACGAACTTATTGATAAGCAAATTATTTATAAAGATTCTTTTTATAAATTCTTGCCTAATTTACAAGATATAGTAGTCTTTAGTATTATTGACGAGCTTAAAGAGATTGTTCTTTCTTCTGTTCATACTCTTCCTTATGAAAAGGAAAGTGTTATTCCCAATGTATTAATAAAAGTAGATACTACTGAAGAAATAATTGCCTTAAGTAGTAAGTATGCCTTATTTAGTCAAGATCAAAAAAAAGAATATCTAAAGCTTTTAAAGAAACACAAGGAGAAACTCCCTATCTTCTGGTTAATAAGTAATTTAGCTACAGAAGGAGAAGATAAATTACTAAAGTATTTAAACTATGAGATAAAAGTAGGGGAAAGTAAAACTGATCGAGAGATATATGCTCGAGCTTTAGGAAATTTTGGTTATACTTATTTTATCAAAAAAGATTATAAAAGTTCTATAGAATGTTTTAAAAAAGCAATTAATATCTATCCTAATTCTTCTCGTCTTTGGTTTAACTTAGGTGTAGTTTATGGAATAAACTGTCAATTAGATGAAGAAATAAAATGTTACTACGACTCAGTAAAGATTAATAACCAAAATGAGAGTGCCTGGTATAATTTAGGTTTAGCTTACGATAAAAAAGGAGACTATGACCAGGAAATTAAATGCCTAAGAGAAGCAATAAGAATAAATCCTAAAAATGACAAGACTTGGTATAATTTAGCTTTATGTTACGGAAAAAAAGGTTGGGTAGATGAGGAAGTTAAATACTACAAAGAAACTTTATCTATAAACCCTAAAGATGCTTGTGTTTGGTATAACTTGGGAATTGTTTATACGGAAAAAGAAAGATATAATCAAGCAGTTTTATGCTTTCAAGAAGCTTTATCTATAAATTCTAAAGATGCTCATATCTGGTATAATTTAGGGATTACTTATGGAAGGTTAAACAAAGTAAATGAAGAGATTAACTGCTTTAGAAAAGTAGTAGAACTTAAGCCTTCTTTAGCTAAAGCCTGGTATAATCTAGGGGTCGCCTTTGAAGAAATTGGGAATGTAGATCAAGAAAGAGAAGCTTATGAAAATGTAGTCAATATTAAGCCTGATTGGATAGAAGCTTGGCATAATTTAGCTATGAGT